The following proteins are co-located in the Melanotaenia boesemani isolate fMelBoe1 chromosome 5, fMelBoe1.pri, whole genome shotgun sequence genome:
- the LOC121640534 gene encoding butyrophilin-like protein 8 produces the protein MTSSFVPSGTLIIFALLNCVFADNLEEVSVEAGEDVLLKCQSPRNSDIIVVEWQRADIEMEDYVFFYREGRPYERYQHPSYCGRVRMVEPQMKDGNVSIILSNTTVNDSGTYRCSVSVTGPARWRRAPSVVMNTIRLTVTLSGECETAVWPSG, from the exons ATGACTTCATCTTTCGTACCCTCTGGGACCCTGATCATCTTTGCCTTGTTGAACTGTGTCTTTGCAGATAACCTTGAAG AGGTGAGCGTGGAGGCAGGAGAGGACGTTCTCCTGAAGTGTCAGAGTCCCAGGAACTCCGACATCATCGTGGTGGAGTGGCAGAGAGCAGATATCGAGATGGAGGACTATGTTTTTTTCTACCGAGAGGGACGTCCCTACGAGCGCTACCAGCATCCATCCTACTGCGGTCGGGTGAGGATGGTGGAGCCACAGATGAAGGACGGGAACGTGTCCATCATCCTGTCCAACACCACGGTTAATGACAGCGGTACATATCGATGCAGCGTCTCGGTAACAGGACCCGCCCGTTGGAGGAGAGCCCCCTCTGTAGTCATGAACACCATCAGGCTGACCGTTACACTCTCAGGTGAGTGTGAGACTGCTGTATGGCCCTCTGGCTGA
- the LOC121640451 gene encoding uncharacterized protein LOC121640451, with translation MDVIQAENVKVPNSVLVGGLTGEEVDNEVFEYLGQIGPIEKIVKVTSSETQFKGTAIVEFKSGEPVQFLQDSLPCSRPTSNPNVFNDIRCLSDLYAANRGSTLTHAYLDELKAIAKLSGADFEKVLLDELTRIQKSTKQLQSAEPALFKADCGLQLATDTVTAETMTNPTQTPTKVVLPLPKKQAVYVPCEQLTTPEVQKVVVEHVIRSSEVISQYHSRTKLRCFSGKIPCPSMESDYDTWRSNVDFYLGDPSMSDKVIVRKIIESLLSPAALVVKHLGPNSSPHDYLSLLDSAYGTVDDGDDLFAKFLNTNQNSGEKPSSYLQRLQTALTKVVKRGGIAAIDAERQLLKQFCRGCWNNSLITSLQLEQKKDHPPSFAELLLLLHTEEDLQATKSHRMKQHLRFSKAKVQSNPISVSDCISDDANLIAAVAPPIANKLEQQIAILQAQIASLKTSLSSKPDQSAKSKQKSKSKPKALTELKSPPPVEFTPGRKPRPGY, from the coding sequence ATGGATGTCATTCAGgctgaaaatgtgaaagtgCCTAACTCTGTTTTAGTAGGTGGGCTAACTGGTGAGGAAGTAGACAATGAAGTATTTGAGTACTTAGGACAGATTGGTCCCATTGAAAAGATAGTCAAGGTAACCAGTTCTGAAACCCAGTTCAAAGGCACAGCCATTGTTGAGTTCAAGTCAGGTGAGCCTGTGCAGTTTCTGCAGGACTCTTTGCCTTGTAGCAGACCCACTAGTAAcccaaatgtttttaatgacattCGATGTCTTTCTGATCTGTATGCAGCCAATAGAGGCTCAACTTTGACCCATGCTTATCTAGATGAACTGAAGGCCATTGCTAAGTTAAGTGGGGCAGACTTTGAAAAAGTTTTGCTGGATGAGCTGACCAGAATTCAGAAGTCTACTAAACAACTCCAGTCAGCAGAGCCGGCCCTGTTCAAAGCTGACTGTGGACTCCAGTTGGCGACTGACACAGTCACAGCTGAGACGATGACTAACCCGACCCAGACTCCTACCAAAGTGGTACTGCCTTTACCCAAGAAACAGGCCGTATACGTACCTTGTGAACAGCTGACCACTCCTGAGGTCCAGAAGGTGGTAGTTGAGCATGTCATCAGGAGCAGTGAAGTGATCTCCCAATATCATAGCCGCACAAAGCTCAGATGTTTCTCAGGGAAAATCCCTTGTCCTAGCATGGAGTCTGATTATGACACATGGCGTAGTAATGTTGATTTTTATCTTGGTGATCCCTCAATGTCGGACAAGGTCATTGTTAGAAAAATAATTGAAAGCCTTCTCTCGCCTGCTGCCCTTGTTGTGAAGCATCTTGGGCCTAATTCCAGTCCTCATGACTATCTCAGTCTTCTTGATTCAGCATATGGAACTGTCGATGACGGAGATGACCTTTTTGCAAAGTTTctaaacacaaaccaaaacTCTGGTGAAAAACCCTCAAGCTACTTACAGCGATTGCAGACCGCCTTGACTAAAGTGGTCAAACGAGGTGGGATTGCTGCTATTGATGCAGAACGTCAGTTGCTCAAGCAATTCTGTAGAGGCTGTTGGAATAACAGCTTAATCACAAGCTTACAGCTAGAGCAAAAGAAAGATCACCCCCCCTCTTTTGCAGAACTGCTTCTTCTGTTGCATACAGAGGAGGATCTCCAAGCTACTAAATCCCATCGAATGAAACAGCACTTACGGTTTTCCAAAGCCAAAGTCCAGTCAAACCCCATTTCTGTTAGTGACTGTATTTCTGATGATGCTAACCTAATTGCAGCTGTAGCTCCACCCATTGCAAATAAATTAGAACAGCAAATTGCCATCTTGCAAGCTCAGATAGCTTCTCTAAAAACATCCTTGAGTAGCAAGCCAGACCAGTCTGCTAAGTCAAAGCAGAAATCGAAATCCAAACCAAAGGCCCTCACTGAACTGAAATCTCCACCCCCAGTTGAGTTTACTCCTGGGAGGAAGCCCCGTCCAGGTTACTGA